Within Nocardioides rotundus, the genomic segment GGAGAACCGGCGGCACGCGCAGAAGGCGATCCTGGGCTGGCTGCTCTCCCAGGCGGGGGAGGAGCGATGACGGACGCGCAGACCGCTCCGCAGAGCCCGCACACCAAGAGCGCGCGGCATCAGCGGATCATCGACCTGGTCACCCAGCGGGAGATCCGCTCCCAGACCGAGCTGGGCGACCTGCTCGCCGAGCAGGGCGTGCATGTCACGCAGGCGACCCTGTCGCGGGACCTGGTCGAGCTGGACGCGATCAAGGTGCGCAGCGCCTCCGGCCCGCTGGTCTACGCCGTCCCGGCCGAGGGCGGCGACCGCACGCCGAGCACGCCCCGGGAGACGGCCGCCTCGTGGCAGCG encodes:
- a CDS encoding arginine repressor, which gives rise to MTDAQTAPQSPHTKSARHQRIIDLVTQREIRSQTELGDLLAEQGVHVTQATLSRDLVELDAIKVRSASGPLVYAVPAEGGDRTPSTPRETAASWQRLARLCQELLVSAEASANLVVMRTPPGAAQFLASAFDKAEQPDVLGTIAGDDTLVVISREPEGGEALVRRYLALADHEDPATRDPGPKDVT